A stretch of DNA from Globicephala melas chromosome 19, mGloMel1.2, whole genome shotgun sequence:
AGGAGGGTGTCAGCGAGGAAGGGCTGAGATGGCAAGAGAGGTAGAGTGGCAGGTGGTCTTGGAAAGGAAGGGGTTTACTTAAAGGCTGAGTTTAAAGGAAAACTTGAGTGGGGTTTAGGAGGCGGATCTTAGTGAGGAAGAGATGAGGGACTTCAAGAGGAAACTCGGAGGAGCTTTGCAGATAGTGGTAATCAAAACAGCTTACCTGTTGAGTCTTTGCTGTGCACAGGCGTCAGTAAGCACGCCGCACGCATGGCCACAAGTTTGCTTAGTCCTCACCACCACTCCATGAGGTAGGTCCTCCcattattcctattttgcagatggaaaGAGAATCAGTTGGCTTTATCCAAGGTTCCAGGACTAGGCCTGGTCTCCCTGGAAGGTTGACTCAGGTGCGCTTAGCCCCAAATTTTCATACTGTCACTGGCTAAGATTGTCGTCAATCTTCATCTGAAGATGACTTTCATCTTCAAAAAAGAGTGGGAGTGGCTTTCAGAGGGGAAGGGGCTTGTCAAGGAATATAAGAGGCTTCAGGAACAACATGGAGACTTTGGAAGGGGTAGGCGGGACCTGAACACGAGTGGGCAGGGTTTAACCACACTCGGCGGGGCTTAGAGCGGGGCGGGAGTTCATTCACAAAGAAGGGGAGAGCTTAAAAGCATCCAGTGGCTTAGAAGTGACTTGGAAGTGATTAGGAAGCTAGATGAGTGGTGGAAGGGGTTGTAGGAGAGTGGGAGGGGCTTAAAGAGCAGTAGGTGTGGCTTGGGTAGATGGGCGTGGCTTATAAGGTAGTAGGCCGGGCCTCACAGGTCTGTGAGTCCAAGGAGCCTGATAGGGGGAGGCTGATGGGGACGTGGCCCCCTCACCCCACTCCATGTCTCCCCGCTCCAGAGAGAGCCCCCACCCGCCACTGCCCTCGCACCACGCCACCATGGATGACGCCCCGCTGCCAGCGCCCCCGGTCCCTGCCCCGGCTCCGCCCGCTGTTGCCCCCCGCGTCCCGTTTCACTGCAGTGAGTGTGGCAAGAGCTTCCGCTACCGCTCGGACCTGCGGCGCCACTTCGCTCGGCACACTGCGCTCAAACCTCACGCGTGTCCGCGCTGCGGCAAAGGCTTCAAGCACAGCTTCAACCTGGCCAACCACCTGCGCTCGCACACCGGCGAGCGGCCCTACCGCTGCTCCGCCTGCCCCAAGGGGTTCCGAGACTCCACCGGCCTGCTGCACCACCAGGTGAGTCCTGCAGGCCGGCCCCAAGCTGGCCTCCCTGGGCTGGACTCGCCCTTGGAGCCCCGGGGACCCACTATGGGAAACAGACAGCTGGCCCCCCTGGGCTGGACTCGCCCTTGGAGCCCCGGGGACCCACTATGGGCAACAGACAGCTGGCCCCTAAGAAAATttctatctccctccctccctccttccctcttcatcGAAGCACCCTGACCAGTCAAAGCATGAGTTGTTTCTATTTCAGGCTCCACCCAACCCAACATAGTAAATTTGCCCCACCTCTATGCACCTCCCCTCTCCCATGCCCCTTCTCATATGCCAGCGTCTGCAACTTTGTGCTCATCATTCCGTTACCATTTTTAAACATAGACTTACCACGTATGTACTTAATTCCTTTACTCAGCAATTACCTATTGAATGTTTTCCCTGCTCCCAACACCTGGGATACCAAGGTGAAATCAATAAAGTCCACGCCTTCGGAGAACTTACATTCCATTGCGAGTGGTCCATAGCCAGGTAGACAATCAGCAAGAAAGCAGATACACAGGCAAGGATGATCTGGGAAAGGAGAAGCGTTGGGAAGGAAGTTAAAACAACGGCAATAATAACCATCTGATATGTAGGAGTAAAGAGGGGAGAGCTATGGGCTACCAcacggtgggggagggggaggtcagggcaaggtgatatttgagctgaggCCTGAAGGAAGAGCAGGAATCCACCATGGAacagcattccaggcaaagggaacaacAAGTGCAAGGATCCTGAGGCTGGAGGGGCCAAAAGCATGCTAACGTGGCCGGAAGCAGAGAACAAGAATGAGAGGGTTGAAGCTAGATCTTGGCCCTGTGGACCTGGCAGGGAGCTTCCTCCGCATCTCTCTGGGAGGCCAAGAATCTGCCCCGCGGGCTAGACCCTCAGCCCTGACGCTGGgctcttcctcctgccctcccaggTCGTCCACACTGGCGAGAAGCCCTACTGCTGCCTAGTCTGCGAGCTCCGCTTCTCCTCGCGCTCCAGCCTGGGCCGCCACCTCAAGCGCCAGCACCGTGGGGTGCTCCCGTCCCCCCTGCAGCCCGGCCCAGGCCTGCCCGCCCTGAGCGCTCCCTGCTCGGTCTGCTGCAACGTGGGGCCCTGCTCGGTGTGCGGGGGCGCGGGGGCTGGCGGCGGAGAGGGCCCAGAGGGGGCAGGCGCGGGCCCGGGGAGCTGGGGGCtggcggaggcggcggccgcggcggcggccTCACTGCCCCCGTTCGCGTGCGGTGCTTGCGCGCGGCGCTTCGACCAGGGCCGCGAGCTGGCAGCCCACTGGGCTGCGCACACCGACGTGAAGCCCTTCAAGTGTCCGCGCTGTGAGCGCGACTTCAACGCCCCCGCGCTGCTGGAGAGGCACAAGCTGACCCACGACCTGCAGGGACCGGGCGCGCCCCCCGCGCAGGCCTGGGTCTCCGGGGCTGGCGCCGTGCCCGAGACGGCCAGCGAGGGCGACGCTGCGGAGGCGGGCGAGGCTCAGCCGGCCTGGGACGGCAGGCTGCTCCTGGGCCGCGCCGGGGGCGGCGTGCCCGAGCTGGGGGGCCTGCTCCCCGAGAGCGGCGGGGAGGCCCCTGCGCCCGCGGCCGCGGCCGAGCCGTCGGAAGACACCCTCTACCAGTGCGACTGCGGGACCTTCTTCGCGTCGGCGGCGGCGCTGGCCAGCCACCTGGAGGCGCACTCGCGCCCCGCGACCTACGGCTGCGGCCACTGCGGGGCCCTCTACGCGGCCCTGGCGGCCCTGGAGGAGCACCGGCGCGCCAGCCACGGCGAGGGCGGCGGtgcggaggaggcggcggcgccCGCCCCGGAGAGGGAGCCCGCGTCTGGGGAGCCTGCGTCCGGCTCGGGCCGCGGCAAGAAGATCTTCGGCTGCTCCGAGTGCGAGAAGCTGTTCCGCTCGCCGCGGGACCTGGAGCGGCACGTGCTGGTGCACACGGGCGAGAAGCCGTTCCCGTGCCTGGAGTGCGGCAAGTTCTTCCGCCACGAGTGCTACCTCAAGCGCCACCGGCTGCTGCACGGCACCGAGCGGCCCTTCCCCTGCCACATCTGCGGCAAGGGCTTCATCACGCTCAGCAACCTCTCCAGGCACCTGAAGCTGCACCGGGGCATGGACTGACGTGGCCAGGCCGTGCGCCCCTCCGCTAGACCACCCCTCCCGAGGGCTGGACTCAGGGCCCGGGCCAAGGGACCTAGGGACCACGAGGGAGGCCCcggccctccagacccagacacGGGCCCCTGAGCTGGGGGGCAGCGAATAAACGGAGAGATTCCTCAGCTCCAGGCCCCTGGAATGCGTGCTGAGCACCCCCAAATCAACAGGCTCCTAAGCTGCGGGAGAAATGGGTCTCCACAAGTACTTCTCATCTTGCGGGCCCAAATAATAAAAGATGGGCACCCCTCCCCCAAGGGAAGACTGGCCCTCTCCCTAAGAGCCATCATTCCGACGACCTTGATCCGGAGAATGGGGGGGGAGCCATGTCCCCGATGTCCCTGGATCCCCTCCCAATGCTACCCACCAGAGTCACTGGTGCCCCCAGATAAAGGATATAGCCGGAATCTGCCTCTCCCCCCCCCGACTTTATTCCCTATGCGGAAAGAGGACCAGGGTAGTTGCCCCCTGCCCTCAACCCCTTCCCCAATTAGGTCTCCCTCCCCTACTAAGGAATGGATCGACCCTAAtgatctcccccaccccaaaaaacTAGAATAGCCTGGTTCAAAATCCCTGCGCCCAGTAGGATGGACTGATCCAGATACACATACCCCCACGCCCTGTCCGCTGGAATGGGCTGCTCCAGGTTGCCACCTGCGCCCCACCCTCCTTAGAATGCATACGGCAGGcactcctccccttcctctagcgtgtgggcaggtccacgtcatTCCGCATTATGTGAACTCatgagtgggaggtgggggacacTGGGGTATCCCTCCCACTCTGCTGTAGCACCTGTCGGTCTTTCCATGTCTGTCAGTTTGTCTCTGTGTTCTTCCCAACCCCCAGGGGAAGGGGGATTTGGCTAGGGGGTTTCCCCCTGTGAGCCTCGACCTTGCCCCCATCCCACTCCCCAGTGTCTCCTGGACCCCAATAAACCTCGTCCTGTCAGCCACCGCCGTCTCATTTTCTGATCCTTGGCTTTAGGTAGGTGGGGATTCCTCCCCCTCTGATTCAGGACAGGCCTCCTAAATAGAGGCAGATCTTTCCTTCCACCTGAGAAACTTCGAGTCCTTTAGACAGTGCGTGACCCTTTTAATATCAGAGATGGTTTAGATCTCATCTAAGTGAAACCCTGCATCTTAACTACAAAATCCACCTCCAACGGACGGATATGCCCCCTAGAAACCTTCAATCCCATAGGACACGCCCCCTGAAAACCAAACTCTACAGACGTCCTACCCCTAGGAAGAGGCCCCGCCCCTTAGACTCTGTCTCCCAGGCAACCAAATTTGTACCTTAGCCGCTAGATCCTTCCCCTAGATTAGGATCCGCCCATCTAAGGATGGGCGGGCCCCTCAGATTGTCTCCTACGGGCTAGATTACATTCCGGTACCGAGTGCCAGGTGCTGTCACC
This window harbors:
- the FIZ1 gene encoding flt3-interacting zinc finger protein 1 isoform X2; this translates as MATSLLSPHHHSMRESPHPPLPSHHATMDDAPLPAPPVPAPAPPAVAPRVPFHCSECGKSFRYRSDLRRHFARHTALKPHACPRCGKGFKHSFNLANHLRSHTGERPYRCSACPKGFRDSTGLLHHQVVHTGEKPYCCLVCELRFSSRSSLGRHLKRQHRGVLPSPLQPGPGLPALSAPCSVCCNVGPCSVCGGAGAGGGEGPEGAGAGPGSWGLAEAAAAAAASLPPFACGACARRFDQGRELAAHWAAHTDVKPFKCPRCERDFNAPALLERHKLTHDLQGPGAPPAQAWVSGAGAVPETASEGDAAEAGEAQPAWDGRLLLGRAGGGVPELGGLLPESGGEAPAPAAAAEPSEDTLYQCDCGTFFASAAALASHLEAHSRPATYGCGHCGALYAALAALEEHRRASHGEGGGAEEAAAPAPEREPASGEPASGSGRGKKIFGCSECEKLFRSPRDLERHVLVHTGEKPFPCLECGKFFRHECYLKRHRLLHGTERPFPCHICGKGFITLSNLSRHLKLHRGMD
- the FIZ1 gene encoding flt3-interacting zinc finger protein 1 isoform X1 → MSALIYVNTRQRRYRKEEAARAELFALSLYGAGGHPKPRPFSMPSPKMAPPWLLEPPVAGKGTGKREKGGRRGGGKPRRREKGGVRGRREPRRKSRGPPGGSDATPAAQNVGAQREVESPHPPLPSHHATMDDAPLPAPPVPAPAPPAVAPRVPFHCSECGKSFRYRSDLRRHFARHTALKPHACPRCGKGFKHSFNLANHLRSHTGERPYRCSACPKGFRDSTGLLHHQVVHTGEKPYCCLVCELRFSSRSSLGRHLKRQHRGVLPSPLQPGPGLPALSAPCSVCCNVGPCSVCGGAGAGGGEGPEGAGAGPGSWGLAEAAAAAAASLPPFACGACARRFDQGRELAAHWAAHTDVKPFKCPRCERDFNAPALLERHKLTHDLQGPGAPPAQAWVSGAGAVPETASEGDAAEAGEAQPAWDGRLLLGRAGGGVPELGGLLPESGGEAPAPAAAAEPSEDTLYQCDCGTFFASAAALASHLEAHSRPATYGCGHCGALYAALAALEEHRRASHGEGGGAEEAAAPAPEREPASGEPASGSGRGKKIFGCSECEKLFRSPRDLERHVLVHTGEKPFPCLECGKFFRHECYLKRHRLLHGTERPFPCHICGKGFITLSNLSRHLKLHRGMD
- the FIZ1 gene encoding flt3-interacting zinc finger protein 1 isoform X3, translating into MDDAPLPAPPVPAPAPPAVAPRVPFHCSECGKSFRYRSDLRRHFARHTALKPHACPRCGKGFKHSFNLANHLRSHTGERPYRCSACPKGFRDSTGLLHHQVVHTGEKPYCCLVCELRFSSRSSLGRHLKRQHRGVLPSPLQPGPGLPALSAPCSVCCNVGPCSVCGGAGAGGGEGPEGAGAGPGSWGLAEAAAAAAASLPPFACGACARRFDQGRELAAHWAAHTDVKPFKCPRCERDFNAPALLERHKLTHDLQGPGAPPAQAWVSGAGAVPETASEGDAAEAGEAQPAWDGRLLLGRAGGGVPELGGLLPESGGEAPAPAAAAEPSEDTLYQCDCGTFFASAAALASHLEAHSRPATYGCGHCGALYAALAALEEHRRASHGEGGGAEEAAAPAPEREPASGEPASGSGRGKKIFGCSECEKLFRSPRDLERHVLVHTGEKPFPCLECGKFFRHECYLKRHRLLHGTERPFPCHICGKGFITLSNLSRHLKLHRGMD